The genome window GCAGCACCGCGGCGGTCTGGCTGGTGGGATCTACGTTCAGACGGAGCAGTTCCAATTCGGCGACGTCCACGGGGACGTACGGGCCCAGGCGCTGTCGAATGCGTTCGGCGTGCTCGCCGACCTCGTGGTGGGCCGGGTCGCTGAGCAGTTCGGCGAACCGTGCTCGGGCCCGTGGCAGGTTGCGGCTGACCGAGACCGGGTTCACGCCGAGGCGCTCGGCCAGGACGCGCTGAGGGACCGGATCTGCCGCCCACACCTGGCCAGCGAGAATTTTCCGGTCGGAGTCGTCGAGTTCCCCGACGAGGCGGGCCACCGCGGCGTCGGCGCCGACCCGGCCGGCGGCGATCGTGTCACGGCGTACCCGGACGGCGTGCTCTGCTGCCTCGATGAGCGCCCGGACGGCCGCCTCTCCCAACTTGGGTCGCAGCATCAACGACTCGGGGGTTTGGTCGGCAACGTCAGCCCAGCGCGGAAACTCCTCGGCATAGCTCCCCAGCCGCCGAGGCAACCGCGTGTACGGAATGGTGAATGAGCCGATGGTGTCGAAGTTGGGAACGAGATCGCCCAGGCGCGTGCTCAGCAGCGCCGGATCACGCCACCATTCCGGATTGTGCAGATCGTCGATCAGGTCCACGGCCGGCTAGGACCGGTAGAAGGCTTCGGCGAGCTGCCCCAGCTTCCAGACGGTCAACGAGGAATCAGTGGGGGAGTCGTCCACGGACAGATACCCGTGCAGCCAGCCGTCCAGAAAGTGCTCGCGCCGCACGAAGTCGGGCACCGATTCCCCTGCGGCGCTGGTGTTCCTGAGTATCGCGATGGCTCGCTCCAAGTGCTCACCGTCCACGCCGTTGCGCTCGGACAGGGCTTTGATCTCATCGTGTTGGCCCGGCTCGTTGAGGGCTATCGCGGCCAGTTCGAACGTGTAGGGGCGGTTAAGGGCCATCGAGGCCACCTCGCATTCTCGTCGCTGTTTCTATCCCGTTGTCGTGCCGGAGTATTCGGCTCACAGCGGAGCCGATTCAGTGTTGCCCTCGCAGGGCGGACCCCACAGTCCTCGGCGTGCGTTGCGCGCCTGCGCCTCAGCGGCCGCGATGTCGGGATAGCGGCTCACCGGCTTGTCGTCGTAGACGTAGGAGTGAGCCATCCCGGCTGCAGCCGCGGTGACGGAGAAGTCGCGCCCGTCCGCCATCTCGACGTAGGCCAAGGTTCTTCCGTAGCGGTCGCGGGAGTCCTGCGAAGGATCAGCGGCCAGCGCCACCCGCTGGCCAGTCAGCGTGTCCGCCGCGAACTTCGCCGCCTCCGGGCCCCAACATCCCACTGACCAGCCCGGCTGGTGCACTTCCGGCGAGTCGATCCCCAGCACCCGCACCCGAAGGCGGCCGCGGGTGTCGTCCCGGACATCGATGGTGTCCCCGTCCACGGCGCGAAGCACGGTAGCGGTGGCCGAAGCGGGCGCCGCCCGGCCGGCGGCGACAAAGGCGAACAGGACGTCAGCGCACCGATCACCAGACACGCGACGCCGAGTCGCGTGACCGCCCGACCGAGTTGCGACGCCGACGTTTTCGCTTCCGACCTCGCGGCCGTTGCGTGGTTGCAACGAGGCTCACCGGGCAATGTGAAGCATCTCCGCAAGCCACGACGAACGACGTACCCGCATCCGCAGGACGAGCACAGCGGGCGGGGGTCTTCCGGCGATGCCGGGCGCGGCTCGGTCCCCGACGCCGGGGGGCGAAATGCCCACCGCGCTCCGCTGTAGTTGTTGCCTCTCAACACGTCAATCACCGTCCTCAGGGAAGGGCGATCCGAAGCGCCCGGCTGATCTCAGCCATGGTCGGCGGCGATAAGGTGCCCAGAGATTCGGTCAGCTCGTCGTGGTACAGCTGCACGATGTCGTCGACCAAGACGAACCCCACCAAGGGGTCCGCGGCGGTCAACGGTATGACCGTGGGCACGTGAGCATGCTTGCTAGTAGTCGTAATACGTGCCGCCAGAACGGTATCCAGGTTCCTATTCCGTGAGTTGTTGCTGATGATCACCCACGGTTTGCCGCCGTGACCGAGATCCACTCGGTACACCTGACTGCGCAGCGCACGGCTCATCCACGGCCCTCGGTCCGGCGCGCGTACCGGTCACGCGCCGAACGCCGTTCGGCGTTGGAGGGTTCGGTGTTGAACTCCGTCGCCAGCTGCGCGTAGCCGACGTCCAGAACGTGCTCCTTGAGGGCTTCGGCCCCGCCTGCAGCAGTGCGCGCAGCGCAGCCGCTTCGGACTTGATGTCGTCGGCAACGTCGTGCTCGTTGGCCCAATGGCGCAGCACCTCGAAGGCCGGCGACTGTTGATCGAGGTAAGGACCGATCGTGGCCTCGTCCGAAGGGCCCAGGATCAAGCTCACACGCTTACTCATGCCGTCGATTTTACACCATAATTCGGCGTATAAATGAGCGCATTTCGTGCGTTTGTGGCGATGTCGGCTCATCGCCGAGCCCAGTGCTAGAGACCGGTTGTCGGCCACCGCCGCGACAATGAACCGATGAGTGACGACGGTGGTGGCTTGCCAGCCCGGCAAAGCCCGCGCAAGCGGGCCGACGTACGGGTCTCCGACTTCACCCTCTTGGTGCGGGTCCCCGGCCAGCCCGCCGCGATCCGGGTCTTCACCGACGACGAGGCCGAAGAAGCAGCCAAGTACGCGGCCGACCGCGGGGGAGTGGTTGTGCCGCTTCCGCTGCCACCACCGGACGGCTACGTAGTCGGTCCTGACGGGACGTTGGTCCCCGCGGCAGAACCGCCTGAGCCCGATTCGGAATGACCGCCGGGGCCTCAGAGCGAGTCGTCGCGCGGTGGGCGGCCCTCGGAGGTCAAGGCGTCGAGGTACGCGTCGTGAAAGCGAGCGATGGCCATGCGATCAGTGGTGAACTGTTCCAGGACGCCGCACCCTAGGACGGTCGACCGATCAGCTACCTTTCTCGGTGCTGTGACCAGCAAATTCGTGACCGCCAATGGGCAGACAGGCGGCTGTCGTTGTGCTGTTGAGCAGGTCTAGCCGTCCGCAGGCAGACGGTAATCAGCGGCCAAATCGGTCACCATGTCCTCTAGGCCATCGGGATAGTTGCGAAATCGCCTCGGGTCACGCTGCGGCCCGATGGATTGCGCCTCGAACAGAGCGACCGCGCTCGCGGTCATTCGGATCGCGTTGTTGAACGCGTCCAGGGTTATTGTCAACAGCGGAGTATCGTCCAGCTCGCCTTCGTCCAGCACGTACGGCATCAGCCACTTGAAGCCGTGCACAAATCCCGAGCCGAGCGAGTAAAAACTCCTAGCGCTGCGGGGATAAAGCACCTTATCGAGGTCAGGGTCCGGCGGGCGAGGCAGGCGTTCATCCATC of Mycolicibacterium madagascariense contains these proteins:
- a CDS encoding thermonuclease family protein, with protein sequence MDGDTIDVRDDTRGRLRVRVLGIDSPEVHQPGWSVGCWGPEAAKFAADTLTGQRVALAADPSQDSRDRYGRTLAYVEMADGRDFSVTAAAAGMAHSYVYDDKPVSRYPDIAAAEAQARNARRGLWGPPCEGNTESAPL
- a CDS encoding type II toxin-antitoxin system PemK/MazF family toxin, yielding MSRALRSQVYRVDLGHGGKPWVIISNNSRNRNLDTVLAARITTTSKHAHVPTVIPLTAADPLVGFVLVDDIVQLYHDELTESLGTLSPPTMAEISRALRIALP